A region from the Altererythrobacter sp. H2 genome encodes:
- a CDS encoding glutathione S-transferase family protein → MYTLHMNPWSFYSRRVIALLTGCGIPHELRVVDMMAGEHRSAAFLALNPNGQVPVLIDGDLALAESNAILRHLCRANGLDDWYPANAHARALVEQWLDWTQCRLAPATSDIVFNTMFAGDQADQGAIARGRNLLAVLAPILEAHLSQSACVAGPAPTIADLAVFSCLSQLGLVEARPAMPSICAWYDGMAALKGVAAAEGLMEGAMAA, encoded by the coding sequence ATGTACACCCTCCACATGAACCCCTGGTCATTCTATTCGCGCCGGGTGATCGCCCTGCTCACCGGGTGCGGCATTCCCCATGAGCTGCGCGTCGTGGACATGATGGCGGGCGAGCATCGTTCCGCCGCCTTCCTCGCGCTCAATCCCAATGGGCAGGTACCGGTGCTGATCGACGGCGACCTGGCGTTGGCGGAGAGCAACGCGATCCTGCGCCATCTGTGCAGGGCGAACGGCCTCGACGACTGGTATCCTGCCAATGCCCATGCGCGCGCACTAGTCGAGCAATGGCTGGACTGGACGCAGTGCCGGCTGGCGCCGGCAACCTCCGACATCGTCTTCAACACGATGTTCGCAGGCGATCAGGCCGATCAAGGTGCCATCGCACGCGGGCGGAATCTGCTCGCAGTGCTGGCACCGATTCTGGAAGCGCACCTCTCCCAGTCCGCCTGCGTCGCTGGCCCCGCACCGACGATCGCAGACCTCGCGGTCTTCTCCTGCCTCTCGCAGCTGGGACTGGTGGAGGCACGGCCTGCTATGCCCTCGATTTGCGCATGGTATGATGGCATGGCAGCGCTCAAAGGCGTGGCCGCGGCCGAAGGGCTGATGGAAGGAGCCATGGCGGCATAG
- a CDS encoding DUF1905 domain-containing protein has protein sequence MERIEHTGTLRRWSGESGNWFFLTIDGAAGEALSATRLMRRLESGAARGFGSIRVTARVGESRWLTSVFPQKSGGWLLPIKATIRRAEGIGEGDAVECLLEF, from the coding sequence ATGGAGCGCATCGAACATACCGGCACGCTGCGGCGCTGGTCGGGGGAAAGCGGGAACTGGTTCTTCCTCACCATCGATGGCGCGGCCGGCGAGGCTCTTTCGGCCACCCGGCTGATGCGGCGTCTGGAGTCAGGCGCTGCTCGGGGGTTCGGTTCGATCAGGGTGACGGCGCGGGTCGGCGAGAGCCGCTGGCTGACCTCGGTGTTCCCGCAGAAGAGCGGCGGCTGGCTCCTGCCGATCAAGGCGACGATCCGCCGCGCCGAAGGGATCGGCGAAGGCGATGCGGTGGAGTGTCTGCTGGAGTTCTGA
- a CDS encoding helix-turn-helix transcriptional regulator: MRRADRLFQIIQILRGSRRPVTARELADELERDPRTIYRDMADLLASGVPVRGEAGVGYVLEAGYDLPPLMLTPDEIEAALLGAQWVIERGDAALARGARDLVAKLHAILPADLRSLADGSGLLAAGDARGMVSDAIDMQALRRAIPERRKLAIGYRDEQGRTSERIVWPIHIGYFEKVRLIVGWCELRGAFRNFRSDRIASATILPECFAPSLHKLRRAWREQEDRARATPSGAHASLVNLNATG; this comes from the coding sequence ATGCGCCGGGCGGACCGCCTGTTCCAGATCATCCAGATCCTGCGCGGCAGCCGCCGCCCCGTCACGGCGCGCGAACTGGCGGACGAACTGGAGCGTGATCCGCGCACCATCTACCGCGACATGGCGGACCTTCTCGCCAGCGGAGTCCCGGTGCGCGGCGAGGCGGGCGTGGGCTATGTGCTGGAGGCGGGCTACGACCTGCCGCCACTGATGCTGACACCCGACGAGATCGAGGCGGCGCTGCTCGGCGCGCAGTGGGTGATCGAACGCGGCGACGCCGCACTCGCACGCGGAGCGCGCGATTTGGTCGCCAAGCTGCATGCGATCCTGCCGGCTGATCTGCGCAGCCTGGCCGACGGATCGGGCTTACTGGCAGCGGGCGACGCGCGCGGCATGGTATCCGACGCCATCGACATGCAGGCCCTGCGCCGCGCCATTCCCGAACGCCGCAAGCTCGCCATCGGCTACCGCGACGAACAGGGGCGAACCAGCGAACGGATCGTCTGGCCGATTCATATCGGCTATTTCGAGAAAGTGCGCCTCATCGTCGGCTGGTGCGAACTGCGCGGCGCGTTTCGCAACTTCCGGTCAGACAGGATCGCATCAGCAACGATCCTACCGGAATGCTTTGCGCCCTCGCTTCACAAGCTGCGTCGCGCTTGGCGGGAGCAGGAGGATCGCGCACGGGCGACGCCATCCGGAGCGCACGCGTCCTTGGTCAATCTGAACGCGACCGGGTAA